The Leptospira bouyouniensis genome has a segment encoding these proteins:
- a CDS encoding FeoA family protein, whose product MTLFDLNEGDSAEIVSINMDKLPKPMLTELLELGFFPGAKILLKTKSVILGKLICTLGGTTIGLRMKDGEAILLKTT is encoded by the coding sequence ATGACTTTATTCGATTTAAATGAAGGAGATTCGGCAGAAATTGTTTCCATCAATATGGACAAACTACCAAAGCCGATGCTTACGGAACTTTTGGAGCTAGGATTTTTTCCTGGTGCAAAAATCCTTTTAAAAACTAAATCAGTGATTCTTGGCAAGCTGATCTGTACACTAGGTGGGACCACCATCGGTTTACGTATGAAAGATGGAGAAGCAATTTTACTTAAAACCACTTAA
- the feoB gene encoding ferrous iron transport protein B, translating to MKEKNIYLVGNPNCGKTTLFNQLTGLTQKTGNFSGVTVEKKEGYISLPNIELKITDLPGTYGLGGIAEDKKIAYEVLLKRKEDEVVIYVLDALNLERGLQFLLQIIDMGAPTLVVLTMKDVLEKKRIQLDLEKLKQSLGLQIVLVNAKSGEGIAELKSLLAKEESFQKQKRLWKWDEKEESYLNSLKQKLKITTNEAEFFLTQSLKFLNGDPHLQDNRNLNQFPIETKELLSREIESKSFHFGYQEEMIHRSILIKKIISNSIFYPNVTKGGWEEKLDQIFLHPVFGFLCFFLLMGILFQSLFSFAEIPMDLIEGGITKLQDFTGSYLPDGPLRSLLVEGILGGVGSVVVFVPQIALLFLFIGVLEESGYLARASFLMDRLMGKFGLSGKSFIPLLSSAACAVPAILGTRTIENKSDRFTTIMVSPLIMCSARYPVYILIVGTVFSYPPIFGIFNVQGFVLFSMFFLGMAVSFTFALIFRKTVFKENASYFVMELPRYNLPSIKSLFFTVYGKVKSFLATAGQIILYISILLWFLSHFPAEYKDEVWKTSPIESSYIGRVGKVMEPAIAPLGFDWKIGISILTSFAAREVMVSTLAVLYGSEEEGEESESLRETLRADKKSDGSFVWTPLTGISLLLFFAFASQCMSTLAVTKKETGSLLWPTVQFLYMTTLAISTSFIVYQLGKILGFV from the coding sequence ATGAAAGAAAAAAACATTTACCTTGTCGGAAATCCAAACTGTGGTAAAACCACACTATTCAACCAACTCACAGGACTTACTCAAAAAACAGGAAACTTTAGCGGAGTTACTGTCGAAAAAAAAGAAGGGTATATATCCTTACCAAATATTGAATTAAAAATTACCGACTTACCAGGGACATACGGTCTCGGTGGGATTGCCGAAGATAAAAAAATCGCTTATGAAGTTTTACTCAAACGCAAAGAAGATGAAGTTGTCATTTATGTATTGGATGCACTCAATTTAGAACGTGGGTTACAATTTTTGTTACAGATTATCGATATGGGTGCCCCCACTCTCGTTGTGCTAACCATGAAAGATGTTCTGGAGAAAAAAAGAATCCAGTTGGATTTAGAAAAATTAAAACAATCTCTTGGACTACAAATTGTACTTGTGAATGCAAAATCAGGCGAAGGTATTGCCGAATTAAAATCCTTACTCGCAAAGGAAGAATCTTTTCAAAAACAAAAACGTCTTTGGAAGTGGGATGAGAAAGAAGAATCCTATCTCAATTCACTCAAACAAAAACTGAAAATCACAACAAATGAAGCAGAGTTTTTCCTAACACAATCATTAAAATTTCTAAATGGTGACCCGCATTTACAAGACAACCGTAACTTAAACCAATTCCCAATAGAAACGAAAGAACTCTTATCAAGAGAGATAGAATCTAAATCATTCCATTTTGGATACCAAGAGGAGATGATCCATCGATCTATCCTCATTAAAAAAATTATTTCCAATTCAATTTTTTACCCAAATGTAACAAAAGGTGGATGGGAAGAGAAATTAGATCAAATTTTTTTACATCCTGTATTTGGGTTTCTCTGTTTTTTCTTACTAATGGGAATTTTGTTCCAAAGTTTATTTAGTTTTGCTGAAATTCCTATGGACTTAATCGAAGGTGGGATCACAAAACTACAAGATTTCACTGGCTCATATTTACCTGATGGCCCACTTCGATCTTTACTCGTAGAAGGAATATTAGGTGGCGTTGGGAGTGTTGTTGTTTTTGTTCCTCAAATTGCTTTATTATTTTTGTTCATTGGAGTCTTAGAAGAATCTGGTTATTTAGCTCGTGCTAGTTTTTTAATGGATCGATTGATGGGAAAATTTGGTCTCTCAGGAAAATCGTTTATCCCTCTACTTTCCTCGGCGGCTTGTGCTGTACCTGCCATCCTTGGAACAAGAACAATCGAAAACAAATCGGATCGATTCACAACGATTATGGTTTCACCACTGATTATGTGCTCTGCAAGATACCCAGTTTATATATTAATCGTCGGAACTGTATTTAGTTACCCCCCTATTTTTGGTATCTTTAATGTCCAAGGATTTGTATTGTTTTCTATGTTCTTTTTGGGCATGGCCGTGAGTTTTACATTTGCTCTCATTTTTCGGAAAACTGTATTTAAAGAAAATGCATCATACTTTGTGATGGAATTACCAAGATACAATCTACCATCTATCAAAAGTTTGTTTTTTACTGTTTATGGAAAAGTGAAATCCTTTTTAGCAACAGCGGGACAAATCATTCTTTATATCTCAATATTACTTTGGTTTCTAAGTCACTTCCCCGCAGAGTATAAAGACGAAGTTTGGAAAACTAGCCCTATCGAATCCTCTTATATCGGTCGTGTAGGTAAGGTGATGGAACCTGCAATTGCCCCACTCGGATTTGATTGGAAAATTGGAATCTCAATTCTAACTTCCTTTGCTGCAAGAGAAGTGATGGTATCCACCTTAGCTGTATTATATGGATCAGAAGAGGAAGGTGAGGAATCAGAATCTTTGCGAGAAACATTACGTGCTGACAAAAAATCGGATGGATCTTTTGTTTGGACTCCGCTTACAGGGATCTCACTCCTACTGTTTTTTGCCTTTGCAAGCCAATGTATGTCCACTCTTGCTGTCACAAAAAAGGAAACCGGTAGTTTGTTATGGCCCACAGTCCAGTTCCTATATATGACTACGCTTGCAATATCAACATCCTTTATCGTATACCAATTAGGAAAAATTTTAGGATTTGTTTAA
- a CDS encoding N-acetylneuraminate synthase family protein, producing MDFHIGKKTLTRNSEPYLVAEIGLNHNANLEIGKRTIEKAKESGAHAVKFQTYITEEFIDATNPEVKFLFDIFKQYELNESFHKEFQKTALDLGLDFFSTPLCDSAVDLLSNLNVPIFKIASGDIVNLPLLNKVFQTKKPIIVSTGAALPEEVVRAISKFQTEKVEVCLLHCVSMYPTPIDKVNLKSIPYYLDTTEYVVGFSDHSDGTLASNLAIGFGAVVIEKHFTLDRNLDGPDHTISMDPISFKKLAEETKQSFLMRGEYGKNTHKEETGGWFYGRRSLYKQNQSVLSLRPALHTKDKTVLNSWDLDLVGDPSNLPEGPIRLAPIKK from the coding sequence TTGGATTTTCATATTGGCAAAAAAACTCTTACAAGAAACTCAGAACCATATTTAGTCGCAGAAATTGGACTGAACCACAACGCTAACTTAGAAATTGGGAAACGAACGATTGAAAAAGCAAAAGAATCGGGCGCTCATGCTGTAAAATTCCAAACTTACATTACAGAAGAGTTCATTGATGCCACAAACCCTGAAGTAAAATTTCTATTTGATATCTTCAAACAATACGAGCTAAATGAATCTTTCCACAAAGAATTCCAAAAAACGGCATTGGATCTTGGACTTGATTTTTTTTCTACGCCATTATGTGATTCAGCAGTGGATTTGTTATCAAATCTAAACGTTCCTATTTTTAAAATTGCTTCAGGAGACATTGTCAACTTACCTTTGTTAAACAAAGTTTTCCAAACCAAAAAACCAATTATTGTATCCACTGGTGCAGCATTACCTGAAGAAGTGGTACGAGCTATTTCAAAATTTCAAACTGAAAAGGTAGAAGTATGTCTCCTTCATTGTGTTTCGATGTATCCAACACCCATTGACAAAGTGAATTTAAAATCCATTCCTTATTATTTGGATACGACAGAGTATGTAGTTGGATTCAGCGACCATTCGGACGGAACACTCGCATCAAATCTTGCCATTGGTTTCGGAGCTGTTGTCATTGAAAAACATTTCACATTAGATCGAAATTTAGATGGACCAGACCATACAATTTCTATGGATCCTATTTCATTTAAAAAACTAGCAGAAGAAACCAAACAAAGTTTTTTAATGCGTGGTGAGTATGGAAAAAATACCCATAAAGAAGAAACCGGTGGTTGGTTTTATGGAAGAAGGTCTTTGTACAAACAAAATCAATCAGTGCTGAGCCTTAGGCCTGCTCTTCACACAAAAGACAAAACAGTTTTAAATTCTTGGGATTTAGATTTAGTTGGAGATCCTTCCAATTTACCGGAAGGACCCATCCGATTGGCACCTATCAAAAAATAG